Proteins from one Oryza sativa Japonica Group chromosome 12, ASM3414082v1 genomic window:
- the LOC4352770 gene encoding patatin-like protein 3: MASPPTPQPPPPVDVDLGKLSYEIFSLLESNFLFGAGAGGGGGVCSLPGTPGRALLGGKVRVLAIDGCGPGPGDALLAAAALVRLETALREKSGDGDARVADFFDAAAGAGAGGVLAAMLFLKGADGRPRYTAADALAFVAASLGKGGWRGGGGGGGGRRWWGVAALFRRGSSAERSSLRRVFGDATLRDTVAPLLVPCYDLATAAPFLFSRADAVESGSFDFRLRDVCAATCAGGAAATAVRSVDGRTAIAAASGGVAAMGNPTAAAITHVLHNKQEFPLAAGVDDLLVVSIGSGSSSAATPSTAAGWRTPLPSRSPSPAEMVRLTAEGVADMVDQAVAMAFGHTCGRNYVRIQAASPACKTKALSSVDAKKAAAIADGMLTQRNVEAELFRGRRLSEKSNREKLDAFAAELVKEHERRRASPGLPNVVIKQVAAAAAAVTPARLSSATTTSSATATTARTTVSSMPSPAASLDSGRH; encoded by the exons CtcttcggcgccggcgccggcggcggcggaggtgtttGCTCGCTGCCTGGGACGCCCGGGAGGGCGCTTCTTGGAGGGAAGGTGAGGGTGCTCGCGATCGATGGGTGTGGTCCGGGACCAGGTGATGCtctgctggcggcggcggcgctggtgagGCTGGAGACGGCGTTGCGGGAGAAGTCCGGCGATGGCGATGCGAGGGTGGCGGATTTcttcgacgcggcggcgggggccgggGCGGGGGGTGTGTTGGCGGCGATGCTGTTCTTGAAGGGGGCGGATGGGCGGCCGCGGTACACGGCGGCGGACGCGCTGGCGTTCGTGGCGGCGAGCCTCGGGAAGggcgggtggcgcggcggcggcggcggcggcggggggaggaggtggtggggggTGGCGGCGCTGTTCCGGCGCGGGTCGTCGGCGGAGAGGTCGTCGCTGCGGCGGGTGTTCGGGGACGCCACGCTGCGCGACACCGTCGCGCCGCTGCTCGTCCCGTGCTACGACCTCGCCACCGCGGCGCCGTTCCTCTtctcccgcgccgacgccgtcgagAGCGGCAGCTTCGACTTCCGCCTCCGCGACGTCTGCGCCGCGACGTGCGCCGGCggggccgccgccacggccgtcCGCTCCGTCGACGGCcgcaccgccatcgccgcggcgtcgggcggcgtcgcggccaTGGGcaaccccaccgccgccgccatcacccaCGTCCTCCACAACAAGCAGGAgttccccctcgccgccggcgtcgacgacctcctcgtcgtctccatcggctccggctcctcctccgccgccaccccttccaccgccgccgggtgGCGAACGCCTCTCCCctcccgctcgccgtcgcccgccgagATGGTCCGCCTCACCGCCGAGGGCGTCGCCGACAtg GTCGACCAAGCGGTGGCCATGGCTTTCGGACACACGTGTGGGCGCAACTACGTCCGCATCCAG gcggcgtcgccggcgtgcAAGACGAAGGCGCTGAGCTCGGTGGAcgcgaagaaggcggcggcgatcgccgaCGGGATGCTGACGCAGCGGAACGTGGAGGCGGAGCTGTTCCGGGGGCGGCGGCTGTCGGAGAAGTCAAACCGGGAGAAGCTGGACGCGTTCGCGGCGGAGCTTGTGAAGGagcacgagcggcggcgggcctcGCCGGGGCTCCCCAACGTGGTCATCAAgcaggtggccgccgccgccgccgccgtgacgcCGGCGCGCCTCTCGTCGGCGACCACCACGtcgtccgccaccgccaccaccgccaggACCACCGTCTCCAgcatgccgtcgccggcggcgtcgctggACTCCGGCCGCCactag